A stretch of DNA from Juglans microcarpa x Juglans regia isolate MS1-56 chromosome 5D, Jm3101_v1.0, whole genome shotgun sequence:
ATAGGTTCAAGGAATCCCTGGGGAATACGTCATGCCCCAACTGTGGAGGTCCAGCAACTCTTGGTGAGATGTCGTTCGACGAGCAGCATTTGAGGATCGAGAATGCTCGTTTAAGAGAAGAGGTGAATTAATTATGCCTAGCTTTAGCAAATATTGTGTTGTATTTGCAGTTTATTAAGTAATAGtcttatgaatttttttgttttcggGTTGATCACAGATTGATAGGATATCTGGGATTGCGGCCAAATAtgttggcaagcctttgagttCGTATTCTCACCTTTCACCCCACGTGCCTTCCCGCTCCGGCCTTGATCTTGGGGTCGGGAAGTTTAAAGCACAGACAGGATTTGTAGGGGAGATGTATGGAGGGAATGATCTCCTCAGGTCAGTTTCAGGGCCGACTGAGGCAGATAAGCCAATGATTGTTGAGCTCGCCGTGGCAGCAATGGAAGAACTCGTAAGGATGGCTCGGGGTGGAGAGCCATTGTGGGTTTCGTGTGCCAACTCTACTGAGATATTGAATGAAGAAGAATATTTGCGGACTTTCCCCAGGGGAATAGGCCCCAAACCATTAGGATTAAAATCAGAAGCATCGAGGGAATCTGCCGTAGTTATTATGAATCATATCAACCTTGTTGAGATTCTCATGGATGTGGTAGGCACTTCTCCCATGCATAGATTAATATGATTATCTGCTTATTATGAATTAATTTGAAACGTTTCTTACACTAATATGGTTTTGAACAGAAACGATGGTCAACTGTGTTTTGTGGTATTGTTTCGAGAGCAATGACTTTAGATGTCCTCTCAACTGGAGTGGCAGGGAACTATAATGGAGCCTTGCAAGTGGTATTTAAAGAGTCCTTTTAATCTTCAAACTTATTTTGGAAACGAATATAATGTGCTTTCCTAGGCAAGAACAGAGATTTTTTAGCAAGAAAATGCAAGAGCTGCGCCTAACTTTTGTTCTCCTACAGATAAAAGCTGAATTCCAAGTCCCTTCACCGCTTGTTCCAACTCGTGAAAATTACTTTGTAAGGTACTGTAAACAGCATGCCGATGGGACTTGGGCAGTTGTTGATGTTTCCTTGGATAATTTGCGCCCTAGTTTGATTTCAAGGAGTCGACGAAGGCCATCTGGTTGTTTGATCCAAGAATTGCCAAATGGTTACTCAAAAGTAATGAAAGCTCTTAGATCCACCTTGtttataatattagataatttaGTCGTCTAATTTGTCATACTTTCATAATTCTGTAGGTTATATGGATCGAACATGTAGAAGTAGATGACAGAGCTGTTCACAGTATATACAGACCATTGGTCAATTCAGGTATTGCTTTTGGAGCAAAACGTTGGGTCGCGACCTTAGATCGACAATGTGAACGTCTTGCTAGTTCAATGGCCAATAACATTCCAGCAGGAGATTTATGTGGTAAACTATTTCAGTTGTTTTTCCCTTTTGGTAAACTCATATTCTTAGGATCATAGAAACTTCATTCACCAGATTTGTCTGCCCTGCTCTTTCTAATTCAATTGTAATGCACAGTAATAACAAGCACAGAAGGGAGAAAGAGTATGCTGAAGTTGGCAGAAAGAATGGTGATGAGCTTTTGTACTGGTGTGGGTGCTTCTACTGCGCACGCATGGACAACATTATCAGCAACAGGTTCTGATGAAGTAAGGGTTATGACCAGAAAGAGCATGGATGATCCCGGCAGGCCTCCTGGTATTGTGCTGAGCGCTGCAACTTCCTTCTGGATTCCAGTTCCAACAAAGAGCGTTTTTGACTTCCTTCGGTGTGAGAACTCTCGAACCCAggtacatgcatgcgtgcgaAGCTTTTCATTAAGTTCTTGCATAGATTTCTTCTATTATGTTAAAACTACTGGCTGTTCAGTGTTTGGTAAGCAAAATATACTTTGTTTCTAAAGGATTTTGATCTTTCATATAGTGGGATATCCTTTCGAACGGTGGCCTTGTTCAAGAAATGGCACACATAGCCAATGGTCGTGATCAAGGCAACTGTGTCTCTTTACTACGAGTAAATGTAAGTTCCTGTGTGCGTGCAACATCTATCTAGCTAGCCCGTGctcaatatatttgaaaatctaTCTCATCAAAATCGAAATTGACGATTCTCATTGAGAAAACTAAATTGTCTCTCTGTCACGACGAACTGCAGAGCGCGAATTCGAGTCAAAGCAATATGCTGATACTACAAGAGAGTTGCACTGATTCAACTGGATCATACGTAATTTATGCTCCAGTTGATATAGTTGCCATGAACGTGGTCTTAAGCGGCGGGGATCCAGATTACGTCGCACTTCTACCATCAGGTTTTGCCATACTGCCCGATGGGCCTGCAGGTGTAAACGGTGGGGGCATTCTTGGGGTTGGATCTGGTGGCTCTCTGTTGACAGTTGCGTTTCAAATCTTAGTAGATTCAGTCCCAACGGCAAAACTCTCTCTCGGATCAGTGGCTACAGTGAACAGTCTAATAAAGTGCACGGTAGAAAGGATCAAGGCTGCAGTCATGTGTGAGAATTCATGATTGACATGATCACTTAATTAATATGGTGAGAGATCGAATCTTCAAACTCGGTTTTAgttttatttgatcatataagGACCTAACTTCCTTTTGCCCTTTATGATATTAATTGCAGCAGAACAAAAGAACGGAAGAAAAGAAGGGAGCCAAGTCAGGGAAGCTGGTACGTGATGCGTAGTACTCCAAAATTCGGATCAGAAAAATAACGAAGGAAAGAAGTCAAGAACGCACCTTATAATAATATCCTTGCCTGGTTGATCATGTCAATCGCCCGCCCTGCGAGGGTTATAGGTTCGGGTATTGACTTCACCTATATAATAAAGAGGAATATTGTAAAATCAgactctttttataattaagtagTCTCCTAGCTGCAGTCAGCTTTTCTAATTAACTTCCTATATATGAGGattctgatatatatatatatatatatatatatatatatatatctatattagGTTTTCTTTGATGAGTGGTTGTCTTAGAATAGGTGTTAGTTCGACCATTGAAGGTCGGTCGGTAACAAATTTAGGATTTTCTTTGTTGTATTTGTAGTTTTCTCTTTTACGAGAGCTAGCCTATCCTAGTATTGATATATGAGATCTGAATTTAAGGGCAAAGTCGATTTACTTTAAGTACCACTTCAAATCCACTTtacatttacaataaaaatgtatttataatctaacatactaTATAATtcaatcacgtcaatttataaatttatttttataaaatttttttgtaatcaaagTTTTAATTCTCAAATAAGAAAAGAGAGTGGTATTATTGTTTAAATCAAATACGATAAACTAGGCAAAAGTTATATTAATCATCTGTCGAACTTAAACATGTACACCAAGGGTTTCTCACACCAACGAGACCGCAACATGAATTATTTTGCGAATTAGTACTCTATCGGCCCATATTAAttgcaatttaaaattaattaatgcttCCTTCAACCTTTTAAGTACCTCATTTTACACGTTCGCCTAAGTTAGCTGGCTAGCTAAAgaccatatataaataataaagtacCAAAAACGAAAGCTAATATGGTACTAATTAACTAGtctatggttttttttttttttaaataactagtCTGTGGTTGCTCCTAGCTATATTTCATGAGTAGGCTGAAGGGCAGGGGTACTACAATTTATCATGCAGTACTCGATCGTCATTATGCAAGCTAGAGGCACGAAGTTCATCGATGCCTATGGCTGACTTCATGTATAGTATTATACATTGCGAGTCCCCCCAATGCATTGTCCCCGctagagcattagtattggtgcatgtatatacatatacatatacaaaattatcttttttgtatattcattttgccatttaagtaaaatttttatattggcttatacatatttgagacaaaataataataaaatattattattttattagtattaattttttgctaaaatcaatttttttatatatattttgcaattagcatccactacatacatttgatattaataatacaaatgcaataataaaaaatataattttttatatattatattaaaaatataataaaataaaaaaaatatataatatattataataataaaatgaatgtgcaagtgaaggtttgttgtgttgttgaatgagggagaaaaggaaatgaatgtgagagagagtagaaggaaagagaaataatgattaaaatatgatttgtagggTTAATAGTAGTTATTCAAATTTGGATAAGTATTGTTTATAGGTaactaaatatttagatatgcataagtcaatgtaTAAGATTTTAGagtcatattatacaaatatgattttgtatatgtatatatatacaacaataCTAATGCCCTAATTGGGCTGACTTATAATGTTACTCTATCTGATACCAGATAAAGCAACTACCTACCTCCGTACCATGCTCTCCTCCCTCATAAATTTCTCCCAAGTATTGAAAATCCTGACCTACCACCTTAATCTTCGGTCTAAATTCAGGAAAGGATGTttgaatttaattcatttcCCTACCTAGCTGCCTGCTATACCTCTTATCTTTTCTCAACCCATCTCCACTATTAAAGTCCTCAACCCAGCCGGCCTTCCAATATGGCAACCAGGTAATTATAGAGCCAAACTTGGAGCTGGAATCTTACATTAATCATTGGTCATAAAAACTCACCCATCGATAACTCCAGATCATTGGTTTCTTCTATAGTATTTTTGCAAGACTGCCCCATAAAAAGTGTGAAGGATCGGATCTTTATTTTGCTTGAAACAACAATCGGTTTATACTCtcatgtctatatattgaatcaattatatatatatatatatatatatatatattgatcggTTCTCCATGATGTAATTGGCGATTCCAAACCATGCATGCAATCTTTTTGTGACTAATTACTTCATTAATTAAGCAAGTTTTGGGAAGAGCCCCTAAATTACCCAAATTAAGATGCGTGACTACTGCTCACTGATCACATGAATAGCTTCCAAGCGGCTTACAGTCCATGCATACTGGCCACTTCAGATGTCGAGTAGTGGGCCGGATTAGATTGATCAggctttttatttcttttgtttttttgttaattttttaatagaatctACTCTCTGCAACCCTCTTTAGGGCTAGTCTTGGTGGTGTACAAAAGGCCTCGTTCAATTCCTCCATTATACCCAATTTATTACCTTTGTTTCCTTGATGCCGAGAACCCAATTTTGGCTCATGTATTTTGTCGCGGTCGATTGATTAATATTGGTTATACGTAGTAGGCCGACTTGCTTGAGAAGGATCCTGAATTCCTGATCTAATTTTATCTCATGTCACATGGTACATATATGTAcgtgtaaaaataaatatagttacgTACACTACGTatcatttttttggaaaaataataattattgatgGCT
This window harbors:
- the LOC121264158 gene encoding homeobox-leucine zipper protein MERISTEM L1-like; its protein translation is MEMFQPNMFDTHHLMLDIMTPKSSESELVKIRDQDDFETGSGTEIMEAAPSGEDQDPNQSSKRKCYHRHTQGQIQEMENFFKDCPHPDDKQRKELSRQLGLEPLQVKFWFQNKRTQMKAQHERHENAILKAENDKLRAENNRFKESLGNTSCPNCGGPATLGEMSFDEQHLRIENARLREEIDRISGIAAKYVGKPLSSYSHLSPHVPSRSGLDLGVGKFKAQTGFVGEMYGGNDLLRSVSGPTEADKPMIVELAVAAMEELVRMARGGEPLWVSCANSTEILNEEEYLRTFPRGIGPKPLGLKSEASRESAVVIMNHINLVEILMDVKRWSTVFCGIVSRAMTLDVLSTGVAGNYNGALQVIKAEFQVPSPLVPTRENYFVRYCKQHADGTWAVVDVSLDNLRPSLISRSRRRPSGCLIQELPNGYSKVIWIEHVEVDDRAVHSIYRPLVNSGIAFGAKRWVATLDRQCERLASSMANNIPAGDLCVITSTEGRKSMLKLAERMVMSFCTGVGASTAHAWTTLSATGSDEVRVMTRKSMDDPGRPPGIVLSAATSFWIPVPTKSVFDFLRCENSRTQWDILSNGGLVQEMAHIANGRDQGNCVSLLRVNSANSSQSNMLILQESCTDSTGSYVIYAPVDIVAMNVVLSGGDPDYVALLPSGFAILPDGPAGVNGGGILGVGSGGSLLTVAFQILVDSVPTAKLSLGSVATVNSLIKCTVERIKAAVMCENS